One Psychrosphaera aestuarii DNA window includes the following coding sequences:
- a CDS encoding DeoR/GlpR family DNA-binding transcription regulator has product MVQKRNTQSRRRAIVEKVIAFQEVSVEQLKDEFNTSEVTIRKDLSALEANGLLLRKYGGAVALPTESSELTNTEVSKTKQAIGKAAAALIKDHNRIVIDSGSTTSALLEHAQTVRGLVVMTNSISVANRILELENEPTLLMTGGTWDAQSHSLQGQFAENMLRAYNFDQAFLGASGLDVERGTTTFNELTNLSRTMANVSQQVIVMAESEKLDRKIPNLELAWEHIDILVTDADINIDSEQKIAAHNVQVIKV; this is encoded by the coding sequence ATGGTCCAAAAACGTAACACTCAATCCCGTCGTCGTGCAATTGTTGAAAAGGTAATAGCCTTTCAAGAAGTGTCCGTTGAACAGTTAAAAGATGAGTTTAATACGTCTGAAGTGACCATTCGTAAAGACTTATCCGCTCTTGAAGCCAATGGTTTGTTATTGCGTAAGTATGGTGGTGCGGTTGCGCTGCCTACTGAATCTTCAGAGCTAACAAACACTGAAGTTTCGAAAACGAAACAAGCCATCGGTAAAGCGGCAGCAGCGCTTATTAAAGATCACAATCGCATTGTTATTGATAGCGGCAGTACAACGTCCGCTTTATTAGAGCATGCTCAAACTGTTCGCGGTTTAGTGGTGATGACAAATTCAATTTCCGTTGCCAATCGTATTCTAGAATTAGAAAACGAGCCTACTTTATTAATGACTGGCGGGACCTGGGATGCGCAATCGCATTCTTTGCAAGGTCAATTCGCTGAAAACATGTTACGTGCCTATAATTTTGACCAAGCGTTTTTAGGAGCTTCAGGCTTAGACGTTGAGCGTGGTACCACCACATTTAATGAGCTGACCAACTTAAGTAGAACCATGGCCAATGTATCGCAGCAAGTTATTGTTATGGCCGAGTCTGAAAAGTTAGACCGAAAGATACCCAATTTAGAATTAGCATGGGAGCACATAGACATTCTAGTGACCGATGCAGACATTAATATCGACAGTGAGCAAAAAATTGCAGCTCACAATGTCCAAGTAATTAAAGTTTAA